The region ATTATGGGTTCGCGATATCTGTTTGTTTTTCAGTAGCCTCCTTAGCCGCTTTGTCAGGACCCTTGGCACTTGAGTGTTCACTGAGTTTTACGCATCTGACGATTAGCATGGACAATCCGCTTGTGGAGATGAGAGGATCTCCAGATCTGCAACAATTGTTCTGTTCGGGCTCATTGTGTTTTAACACTTTTCGTGTGGGAAACGAGGGTTGTTCGAGGTGGGCGTGCACTGACAAGTGACGCCGATTTTCCCACATTAAGCAGCTCAGCGGGATTCCCCCTTTGGCACCACCTATCTGCGACTGTATCTGAGTGCCATTGAAAAGGCGTTCGAGCGCGCAATTTCGCATGTTATTCTCGCTAAATTGCGCTAATCGCTTAAACTTTTCAGCGACCACTCGCCGGGGGTGGGGCCTCAAATGGCCTTAAAACCGCATTGTTTACGGCTTAAGTCGCATTTAATATGTTGTCATGGCGAAAAAGGTTTACGCCGCCTTTGAATTAGGCCTTTCTGCGTCGCAAGTCACTGATGAGCTGGGAAACTTTCCACTTAATTTTGATTCCTTTCACAgcccaccacccacacccTGGCAAGCATCGCTTCAATGGCCAACGGCCACTTGAGGCTTTCTGCCACATCCCTCTATTCAAATCTGGGCGAAATTACATATTCATGTGCGAAGAGGCTTCTCGGAAAAAGTCTCAAGTGCTCGTTTCAATTATCCTTTCAGGGCTTTCAGCGGTATATGTGAAAGGCTGACGACATCAATTCATACCGTGTCTAAGATCCAACCAATCAGTAGTTTCCCATAGAAATGCAATCCTTTGGGCCAGTTGACGCTGCACATTTGGGGCCCTAAACCCTTGGAATTTAGGGCCTGACATGAATTGCGGAAGGAAGCAGTTAGGCGGCGGGTAAATCAATCGATTATCTGGAATAGGAATAGGAACAGGGACTTGGTCAGCAACACTTTGTGGTCAAACAAAGCCGGGTGCATAAAGTAACAAGAGTTATGTGCCCCGGGAAACCCGAAAAGCAGGGGGAATTGAATGGATTTCAATGAGAATAGGCAGCCGGCCAATATCCTTTGAGTGACTCCCTCTCGATAAGATCTAAGAAATAGTCAAGCTGTGAGCGAGCGCCTCATTAAACGGTATTTTTGTGGCCGTTCGTATCTCACAGTTGCATCTTGTTATCTTGTCAAGAGATTTCGTTCGgagtgtgagtgtgcgtgGGTAAACCCTCTGCCTTGGCGACGATTTTGCGTCATTTGCGGTTGGCCAAGAGCGGGGAACCGAGCGGAGGGACCCTGAacccatccatccatccatccagccagccagccaaccATCCAAGCATCCAGTCGAGCCAACAAAAGGCGCCTTTGTTTGGATCCTAAGTAGTCGTATCTTGAAGAACGTGTATCTGTGTCTCGGGCTGCTAAACTGCAGCTTGCATGTGTCGCTGCTCCTGTGAGTGGGCACCCTAATGCGCATCTAATGGCTGCGACAGACCGCATGAGTATCCACCTATTGTCCCGCTGCCAATAAAACAGCCTTTGTCTCTCGAATTCGAAGCGTGGGATACAACTAACCGTTTGCCATTCGCAGCGAGTACGCAAATGCACACAATAATGCACAACAATTGCATTATCAGAAACTATGTACTTGCAGTGCTCCAGTGTTAATGTTAATCTCGATCGCGGTTCAACGTAGACCTAATTGAAATTGTTCACCCTAAAAATTGATGTCGCCAAAGATCAGGGAATGCGGCTGCTGTCGCAGGACAAAAGTTCAGTTTTCAGCGCCT is a window of Drosophila biarmipes strain raj3 chromosome 3R, RU_DBia_V1.1, whole genome shotgun sequence DNA encoding:
- the LOC108031346 gene encoding LOW QUALITY PROTEIN: uncharacterized protein LOC108031346 (The sequence of the model RefSeq protein was modified relative to this genomic sequence to represent the inferred CDS: inserted 2 bases in 1 codon), whose product is MWENRRHLSVHAHLEQPSFPTRKVLKHNEPXNRTIVADLEILSSPQADCPC